The following nucleotide sequence is from Streptomyces bathyalis.
AGGTCGGCGGACGTGGCTCTCGTCTTCGCACAGGACAAGGAGGAAGAGGGAAGCGACCGCGCCGACTTGTCCCTGCCCGGCAACCAGGACGAGCTGATCGCGAAGGTGGCCGAGGCGAACCCGCGGACGATCGTGGTGCTCCAGACCGGCGGTCCCGTGCTGATGCCCTGGCTGCCGCAGGTCAAGAGCGTTCTGGAGACCTGGTATCCGGGCGCGCGCGGGGGCGCCGCCACCGCGCGGCTGCTGTGGGGGGATGTGAACCCCTCGGGCAAGCTCCCCCAGACCTTCCCGGTCCGCGAGGACGAGGTGCCGGCGAACACCAAGGCGCAGTACCCGGGTGTGAACGGCACGGCGCACTACACAGAGAGGGTCGACGTCGGCTACCGCTGGTACGACGGGACGGGCACCGAGCCCCTCTTCCCCTTCGGGCACGGCCTGTCCTACAGCAGCTTCGCCTACTCGGACCTGCGGCTGGAGAAGAACTCCGGCGGGCCTGACGACCCGGTGGAGCTGTCGTTCACGGTCACCAACTCCGGGACGCGCGCGGGCTCCGAGGCACCACAGGTGTACGTCAGCAAGCCGGACACCGAGGTGGACAGCCCGCCCAGGGAACTGGGCGGCTACCGGAAGGTGAGTCTGGAGCCCGGTGAGAGCAAGGAGGTGCGGGTCTCGGTCGACCCGCAACAGCTGTCCTACTGGGACACGGGCTCCGACGAGTTCCGAGTGCGCAAGGGCGAGTACGGGATCGCCGTCGGCTCCTCGTCGCGCGCACTCCCGCTCGACGCCTCCTACCGGGTCGAGTGAGGCCCGTCGGCCCGGCGAGCGGTGGGCGCGACGACGTACCGGCCCGCCCCGGGAGCGGTGACCCGGAGGCGGGCCGGTCGACGATTCGGGACCGATCAGGTCGGTCGTTCAGGACCGTGAGCCGTCAGAGGTAGCCGAACACCGGCGGGAAGACCAGGGCCACCACCCATGCCCACACGGCATACACCGGGAGGTAGTTGGTCTGCCAGCTCTCCAGCGCCGCGAACGGAGTGCGCCGCCGGACGAAGCCCAGCACCAGCCATGCCGACCAGGTGAGGTTGGCCAGCAGGATGATGTTCTCGCCGAGTGCCGCCGCCTTGTTGGGTGTGGTGCCGTACTCGGTGATGCGTCCGGTGATCTCCACCATCACCAGCACGTCGATGGCGAGCGCGCTGACCACGAGGGCGACCTGCAGCTTGTCGAACAGGCCGGGCGAGGCCAGCGGATCGCGGGCCGAGATCGAGTAGAGCAGCAGCCCGAGCACCACGACCAGCAGAAGGTCGAAGAGGATCAGCGCCTCCCGCTCCACGTCGATGCCGGCGCTGGTCACGCCGAAGGCCACGAGGAAGGCCAGCATCACCAGGGTGACCAGCGGGGTGAACAGCCGCGCCAGCACCGGCGCCATGTTCTCCACGACGCTCTGCTTGGCCTCGACGAGCCACCCGCCAACCACCACCGCTGACACGCCCCCGCAGGGAAGCAGCCACTGGACGACGAAGTCCTCGGGGTTCACCCCGATGGCCTTGAACGTCCCGAACACGAGCGACATCAGCACGCCGCCGCCGGCGGCGATGAGCGAGAGATAGACGAACCATTCGCCGGTGAAGCGGATGAAGTCCATGCGCCGGCGCGTCGATCGCAGGTCGTCGGCGACATACGCCAGACCGACCGCGAACCACAGGGCGATGGGCAGATGGATGCCCGTCAGGACCGCCGACTGGGAGTCGTCCGCGAGCGAATAGACATTGGCCGCCACGGCGCCGAGCGCGAACAGCCCGACCAGAATTCCGATCACCGGTCGTGCGGCGCGACGGCGCCAGGCCAGGAAGGCCGCGAGCCACGGCAGCGCGAACAGGCTGAAGTTACGGCCGTAGAAACCGGGGTCATCCTCGAAGCTCATGCCGAAGAGCGCCGGAAGCTTGACGGACATCGCCGCTCCCGCAACGCAGATGATCATGGCGTACACATCACGCCGCGACCGGTCGTCCGCCGCCGCGCTGTCGGCCTCGCCGGTCAACACCAGCTGTTTCCATAGCCGTTCGGAATGCTCGCGGGCGAACTCGCGGGAGAGATCGTCCAGGCCGCCCATGCGTTTGACCGCGACCAGGAACGCCTCGTCGGGGCGCAGGCCGACGGCTATGAGCTCGTCGACGGAGTCCCGCAGGTGGTCTTCGAGCTCATCGGCGTCGGACTGCCGCAGCTCCGGGCGGCGTTGCACGTAGTGGCGCCACTGAGCGAACTGGCCCTCCAGGTCGTCCTGACCGTCCAGCGCTGTCATGCCGGGCCCTCCAGCGGTATTGCCGTCAACGTCTTCAGATCGCCGGTGCCGAGCCAGACCTGCTTGAGCGCGTCCACGACCGTGTCCCATTGCCGGCGTTGCTCTGCGAGCTCGGCCAGGCCGCTGTCCGTGATGCGGTAGTACTTGCGCCGCCGCTCGCCAGTGACCGCCTGCCAGCTCGACTCCACATGGCCGAGGCGCTCGAGCCGGTGCAGCAACGGGTAGAGCAGCCCCTCCGTCCAGTCCAGCTCTCCGCCGGACAGCTCGTTGATCCGTCTGAGGATGGCGTAGCCGTAGCTCTCCCCCTCGGCCAGGATGCCCAGCACCATCGGCGTCGCAGAAGCGGCGACGAGATCCTTGGTGACCCTCACGAGACCTCCCTGCGGCCCATACCTAGGACCCTGATGCATAGTAGCGCTAGGTATCAATCCGCGACAAGGAACCGGATCTTCCACGGGGACGGGGCAGTACGGGGCGATTCCTCGCGGCATCGGCTGCGCGGCGGGGAGGGATATGGCCGGGCGACGCCGAAGAAGGGCGTGAGGCGGACACGGGGGTGCCTGCATCCCGGCAACAGGACGAGTGCCGCGCTCACTTCGTACCGAGTGCAGGCGTCAGGCTGACGTAGGGGGCGCAAGCTGCCCATGGCCAGCGGTCGGCGCGGGTCCGTTCGGGGCCGTCGCCGTCACCGCCGCGAGGAGGCGGCCCTGCCTCACCGCTGTGCGCCCGGCCGCTCTCCTCGGTTCGTCAGGACTCCCGCGCCAGGGACGCGGCCTCCGCCGAGGAGACCGCCCTGCCCACGGCGCGCACGTCGTCGACAGCCCCGTCGAGCCCCTGGAAGAACGCGTTGCCCGACAGACCGCGGCCGACGACGAAGTTCCCACCGGAAGCGAAGTCGTCCTCGTGATCGGCGGTTCCGGCGAGCCTGCCGTTGACGTACAGGCGCAACTCGTCGTCGGCGTCGTCGTAGACACCCGTCAGATGTACGGACCGGCCCGCTTGGGGCTCCAGCGCCGAGACGGCCTCGTCGGCGTCGGAGCCCGCGTCGCCGGTGTCCTCCTCCGGCATGCTCATCTCGAACCGGGACTCGTCGGCGTCGTACTGGAGCATGAAGGCGCTGGAGTCCGACCCGTCCTGACTCAGGATCGTCTGGGAGACGTCCGTGCGGTCGAGCCTGACCTGCGCAGAGACGGTGAAGCTTCCGGTCGTGTCGATCAGGGGACCGTTCGACGCGACGAACTGTTCGCCGTCGAAGGCCAGCGCTCCCCCGGGCGTGGGTCTTGGACGGGACGCGCCGAAGAGCGTGCCCGCGTTGTTGTTCGCCGAACTGTCGGGCGTCACGCCGTCGCTGCTGACCTTGTCGAACAGCCACTCCACGGCCACGTTGCGCACGGCCGGCGACGAGGGCCGGTCGTCCGAACCGCCGCCGGGCGGCGCCGGCCGCGTCCTGGTGGGCTTCGACAAGGGCTTCCCCGTGGGGTTCGAAGTGGACTTCGCCGTCGCTGTCGCACGGGAAGGTCCTGCGGACTTCGAAGGGGAGGGCGAGGCCTTGACCGGCGACACCGGATCCTTCGCCTTCGGCTTCCCCGGGTCGGAGTCCCCGACGAATCCGAAGGCGAAGGCGGCGCCGACCGCGCAGACGCCGGCGACGGCCGTGCACCGCACGACCAGGTCGGTACGTCGCTTCGCCGTACGTGAGGCCGCACCCGTTCCGGCCGCATCGGGGGCGGCGTGCCGTCCCTTGCCGGCCGCGCGGCCCCCGAACCCCTGGCCTCCGGCACCAAGGGAGCCGGACATCGGACCCTGCGGCATCTGGCTGCCGGCGGGCAGAGCAGGGATCGCCGCGGTGGGAGCCATGCCGGCCCCGGGCATGAGCTCCTCGCGCACGCCACCCTGGTTCGCGTTCGCACTCTGCGCGGCGTACTCCGAACCGCCCCACGGCAGCAGCGCCTGCGCCAGGAGCGTGCCGGGGTCGTGCCGCAGACGCCCGAGATCACCGACGGCCCGGGAGCAGCGGGCACAACGCTCCAGGTGCGGCGCGACCTCGGCGGCGACGTTCGCGGACCTCGTGTCCCCGTAGGCGAGCACCAGCCGGTGGTAGAGACGGCATTCGTCCTGCATCCCGTTCAGCAGGACCTGGACGTAGGAGTTGTACAGCTCCTCCTGCGCACGGCCGGTGGCCACGACCACCTCACCCGGGCTCGCACCGATCAACCACCCGGTCAGCGCGTTGTCGTCGCGCTCGACCAACTGGTGCCACAGGACCGTCTGGCTGCGGCAGGGAATGCCGGCGACGGCGCGTGCCACGAGTGACGGGCGGTGGAATCCCGCCGGCGCGGTACTCCCCGGCACCACCAGGCTGTTGGCTTCCATCCACGCCGCCAGTTGGGGATTCAGCGCCGCCCGTCCGC
It contains:
- a CDS encoding permease prefix domain 1-containing protein encodes the protein MTALDGQDDLEGQFAQWRHYVQRRPELRQSDADELEDHLRDSVDELIAVGLRPDEAFLVAVKRMGGLDDLSREFAREHSERLWKQLVLTGEADSAAADDRSRRDVYAMIICVAGAAMSVKLPALFGMSFEDDPGFYGRNFSLFALPWLAAFLAWRRRAARPVIGILVGLFALGAVAANVYSLADDSQSAVLTGIHLPIALWFAVGLAYVADDLRSTRRRMDFIRFTGEWFVYLSLIAAGGGVLMSLVFGTFKAIGVNPEDFVVQWLLPCGGVSAVVVGGWLVEAKQSVVENMAPVLARLFTPLVTLVMLAFLVAFGVTSAGIDVEREALILFDLLLVVVLGLLLYSISARDPLASPGLFDKLQVALVVSALAIDVLVMVEITGRITEYGTTPNKAAALGENIILLANLTWSAWLVLGFVRRRTPFAALESWQTNYLPVYAVWAWVVALVFPPVFGYL
- a CDS encoding PadR family transcriptional regulator; protein product: MRVTKDLVAASATPMVLGILAEGESYGYAILRRINELSGGELDWTEGLLYPLLHRLERLGHVESSWQAVTGERRRKYYRITDSGLAELAEQRRQWDTVVDALKQVWLGTGDLKTLTAIPLEGPA
- a CDS encoding LamG domain-containing protein codes for the protein MDCAYLSDAELVRLIWEGGEISRAALHELERRHFPAVRAYAAFGAVSPRAADELAYQAWQQALQQQAEGSVSGAVRAGALSAVLQTASAWARASGRAALNPQLAAWMEANSLVVPGSTAPAGFHRPSLVARAVAGIPCRSQTVLWHQLVERDDNALTGWLIGASPGEVVVATGRAQEELYNSYVQVLLNGMQDECRLYHRLVLAYGDTRSANVAAEVAPHLERCARCSRAVGDLGRLRHDPGTLLAQALLPWGGSEYAAQSANANQGGVREELMPGAGMAPTAAIPALPAGSQMPQGPMSGSLGAGGQGFGGRAAGKGRHAAPDAAGTGAASRTAKRRTDLVVRCTAVAGVCAVGAAFAFGFVGDSDPGKPKAKDPVSPVKASPSPSKSAGPSRATATAKSTSNPTGKPLSKPTRTRPAPPGGGSDDRPSSPAVRNVAVEWLFDKVSSDGVTPDSSANNNAGTLFGASRPRPTPGGALAFDGEQFVASNGPLIDTTGSFTVSAQVRLDRTDVSQTILSQDGSDSSAFMLQYDADESRFEMSMPEEDTGDAGSDADEAVSALEPQAGRSVHLTGVYDDADDELRLYVNGRLAGTADHEDDFASGGNFVVGRGLSGNAFFQGLDGAVDDVRAVGRAVSSAEAASLARES